The following proteins are co-located in the Enoplosus armatus isolate fEnoArm2 chromosome 10, fEnoArm2.hap1, whole genome shotgun sequence genome:
- the LOC139291519 gene encoding cohesin subunit SA-1-like: MASEDSVLDSLEELDITDSGSDYEATMKATKRRKQAVPGPLPPKRHRRKAALKVTSSPNSSPIPTAPDPSLQQHSQGTSKQASLRPVTRVNEGNQGISAEDIYDAVRSGKSAMVTVVDEWLDSYKRSREAGLLVLINFIVQSCGCKGVVSREMFDSKQNAEIISTLTKEFNEDSVNYPLCTPGPQLKRFKAGLCEFARVLVSSCRNSLIYDEHLFPSLLALLTGLSDSQVRAFRHTSTLLAMKLMTGLVEVAVIVSVQLQTTQRRYDMENSKRAHDRASDRLEELQASISELRENRAEISSMMNGTFRGVFVHRYRDRLPEIRAACIEELGVWLKTDPEDFLNDGCLKYLGWTLHDKQSPVRLQCVRALQGLYQENEFIGRLELFTSRFKERMLSMVLDKDSDVAVEVVNLLLLIQQTTEEGLREEECGHIYPLVYASHRGLASAAGSFLHNKLKSVIGSENQENDKSDKAAFFQIFISFYIQSEFHEHGAYLVDSLWGVAGSELRDWETMTTLLLQEAGLMYEEEGALIELMMCAIRQAAQATPPVGRTQGKKILSMKDKKIQEQDRRRITTHFIPLLPQLLAKYSADAVKVTLLLKAPLYFDLEMYNSAPRLEKHLDLLLSQTCGIVEKHTEDTVLEACAHLASALCSDRYTFSSRAHLAFSQLVDGLTECFSTYLSDLLQATADDDDVYSAATALKRIAALSSAKDPTGWKLFDSCLKLLKSRMESRELDKELMASALKCAAFHLMWAKVNAVNSTPAEAELKRLKKDVRLFCRVSQTCLSLNQAEIRDQAFELLCDLLLLYSVSAARFEPALQTLVHLPSDSLRSEMAAFLLDYVFSDTEATELNAEGEEEMKITVLQRKRNQLAGYCKLVIYGVLDLTAATDVFKHYSKYFKDFGDIIKETVSKSKLISPVQSARTVCLSLQQLFSEMLTEDHSRQDLGEIRDLAKRLAMSFGIDLHRVRKPLVALHTDGIRFAFRDPQEGEEQYPNMAFLEILSEFSFKLLQPDRTQLAAFLKSECPSAALSWPSVRLYQRSLEVRSSSKPREQEEGGDAVSSNDTPVAKRKRTAAQGSGSSTVRGSWLDSNSIHSSLHTPALTSTAQRQPAKQLALRKPRATESDIGSGLTEPESEDEFSSGSQMRKVKPTKRRQLSSSQTGPTSDRQDLNSHLTLLSLIEDDNEEREEIEDYESDSERDSTYTLPSTRHTSASVLDELFE; encoded by the exons ATGGCGAGTGAAGACTCAGTTTTGGACAG TCTTGAAGAGTTGGACATCACCGATTCTGGCAGTGACTATGAGGCCACGATGAAAGCCACAAAGCGGAGAAAACAGGCAGTGCCTGGACCCCTG CCACCCAAGAGACATAGGCGTAAAGCTGCTTTGAAGGTGACGTCCAGCCCCAATAGTAGCCCCATCCCCACTGCTCCAGACCCCTCCCTGCAGCAGCATTCCCAGGGGACATCCAAGCAGGCCTCTCTTAGACCTGTGACTAGAGTGAATGAAGGGAACCAGGGCATCAGTGCAGAGGATATCTATGATGCTGTCCGCTCTGGAAAGAGCGCCATGGTG ACGGTGGTGGATGAGTGGCTGGATAGCTACAAGCGAAGCCGCGAGGCGGGGCTGCTGGTGCTCATCAACTTCATTGTTCAGTCCTGCGGAtgcaaag GTGTGGTGAGCAGAGAGATGTTTGACAGCAAGCAGAATGCTGAGATCATCAGCACACTAACCAAAGAGTTCAATGAG GATTCAGTGAACTACCCTCTGTGCACTCCAGGCCCCCAGCTGAAGCGTTTCAAAGCAGGCCTGTGCGAGTTTGCTCGGGTTCTGGTGAGCTCCTGTCGGAATAGCCTAATTTATGACGAGCACCTCTTCCCCTCCCTGCTGGCCCTGCTCACCGGCCTGTCTGACTCGCAGGTCCGAGCCTTCAGACACACCAGTACCCTGCTTG CTATGAAGTTGATGACTGGGCTGGTGGAAGTAGCTGTGATAGTGTCTGTTCAGCTGCAGACCACCCAGCGGCGATACGACATGGAGAACAGCAAGAGGGCGCATGACAGAGCCTCTGACagactggaggagctgcaggcctCCATCAGTGAG CTGCGGGAGAACAGAGCGGAGATATCCTCCATGATGAACGGCACGTTCcgtggtgtgtttgtgcaccgTTACCGGGACCGGCTGCCTGAGATCCGGGCGGCTTGTATTGAGGAGTTGGGCGTGTGGCTGAAAACGGACCCTGAAGACTTCCTGAACGATGGATGTCTTAAATACCTGGGATGGACCCTGCATGACAAG CAAAGTCCAGTGCGTCTGCAGTGTGTGCGTGCCCTGCAGGGTCTGTACCAGGAGAATGAATTCATTGGCCGCCTGGAGCTTTTCACCAGCAGATTTAAA gagaGGATGCTCAGCATGGTGCTGGACAAGGACTCAGACGTGGCAGTGGAAGTGGTCAATCTGTTGCTGCTGATCCAACA GACGACAGAGGAAGGCCTGAGAGAAGAGGAGTGTGGCCACATTTATCCTCTGGTTTACGCTTCACACAGAGGCCTGGCGTCGGCAGCCGGCAGCTTTCTCCACAACAA gCTGAAAAGTGTGATTGGCAGTGAAAACCAGGAGAATGATAAAAGTGACAAAGCAGCCTTCTTTCAAATCTTCATCTCCTTCTACATCCAGAGTGAG TTCCATGAGCATGGGGCGTACCTGGTGGACAGTCTGTGGGGTGTGGCAGGATCCGAGCTGAGAGACTGGGAGACTATGACTACattgctgctgcaggaggctg GTCTGATgtatgaggaggagggggctcTCATAGAGCTGATGATGTGTGCTATCAGACAGGCAGCACAGGCAACCCCACCTGTTGGGAGAACTCAGGGCAAGAAG ATCCTGAGCATGAAGGACAAGAAGATCCAGGAACAAGACAGGAGGCGTATCACCACACACTTCATCCCCTTACTGCCACAGCTGCTGGCCAAG TACTCAGCAGATGCAGTGAAGGTGACCCTCCTTCTCAAAGCTCCTCTCTACTTTGACCTGGAGATGTACAACAGCGCTCCGCGGCTGGAGAAG CATCTGGACCTGCTGCTGTCTCAGACATGTGGTATTGTAGAGAAGCACACAGAAGACACTGTGTTGGAGGCTTGTGCCCACCTGGCCAGCGCCCTTTGCTCCGACCGGTACACCTTCTCCTCCCGCGCACACCTGGCATTCAGCCAGCTGGTGGACGGCCTGACCGAGTGCTTCAGCACCTACTTGAGTGacctgctgcag GCTACTGCAGATGACGATGACGTATACAGTGCAGCCACTGCCTTGAAAAGGATTGCGGCCTTGAGCAG tGCCAAGGACCCGACAGGTTGGAAGCTGTTCGACTCCTGTCTCAAGCTTCTAAAGAGCAGGATGGAGTCCAGAGAGCTCGACAAGGAG CTCATGGCCTCGGCTCTGAAGTGTGCAGCCTTTCACCTGATGTGGGCTAAAGTGAATGCAGTCAACTCCACACCAGCTGAG GCGGAACTGAAGCGTCTGAAGAAAGATGTGCGTTTGTTCTGCAGAGTGTCTCAgacctgtttgtctctgaacCAGGCTGAGATCAGAGATCAG GCATTTGAGCTGCTCTGTGACTTGCTGCTCTTGTACAGTGTGAGTGCAGCTCGCTTTGAACCCGCCCTCCAAACGTTGGTCCACCTGCCGTCTGATTCCCTGCGTTCGGAGATGGCTGCTTTCCTCCTGGACTACGTCTTCTCTGACACTGAAGCCACTGAGCTCAACG ctgagggtgaggaggagatgaagataACTGTTCTCCAGAGGAAGCGCAACCAGCTGGCTGGCTACTGTAAGCTGGTCATCTACGGGGTGCTGGACCTCACCGCCGCCACCGACGTCTTCAAGCACTACAGCAAG TACTTTAAAGACTTTGGTGACATCATCAAAGAGACTGTGAGCAAGAGCAAGCTTATCAGTCCCGTACAGAGCGCCAggactgtctgtctgagtctgCAGCAG ctgttcTCAGAGATGCTTACGGAGGACCACAGCAGGCAGGATCTCGGTGAGATTAGAGACTTAGCCAAGAGGCTTGCTATGAGCTTTGGCATCGATCTTCATCGTGTCCGCAAACCGCTGGTGGCCCTGCACAC GGACGGTATACGTTTCGCGTTTCGGGACCCACAGGAGGGAGAAGAGCAGTACCCCAATATGGCCTTCTTGGAGATCCTCAGCGAGTTCAGTTTCAAGCTGCTGCAACCAGACCGCACCCAGCT GGCTGCGTTTCTGAAatcagagtgtcccagtgctgCCCTCTCCTGGCCATCAGTCAGACTGTATCAGCGTTCCTTGGAGGTCCGCTCCTCTTCAAAAcccagagagcaggaggagggaggcgaTGCTGTCTCCTCAAATGACACCCCTGTAGCGAAACGCAAGAGGACCGCTGCCCAGG GTTCAGGGTCCAGCACAGTCAGAGGGTCCTGGTTGGACAGCAACAGTATCCACAGCAGCCTGCACACCCCAGCCCTCACCTCCACTGCCCAGAGACAGCCAGCCAAGCAGCTGGCCTTGAGGAAACCCAGAGCCACAGAGTCTGATATCGGCAGCGGCTTAACGGAGCCTGAGTCTGAGGATGAGTTCTCCTCAGG GTCCCAGATGCGAAAGGTGAAGCCCACCAAACGCCGCCAGCTTTCCTCCAGCCAGACTGGCCCCACTTCGGATCGGCAAGACCTGAACTCCCACCTCACCTT gCTGTCTCTGATTGAGGACGACAacgaagaaagagaagagattgAGGATTATGAAAGTGACTCTGAACGGGATTCTACATATACACTG CCCTCCACGCGTCACACCTCAGCCAGTGTCCTTGATGAGCTCTTTGAGTGA